Proteins from one Caulobacter sp. 73W genomic window:
- the tmk gene encoding dTMP kinase, whose protein sequence is MATGIFITFEGGEGAGKSTQIRRLAERLRGLGREVMLTREPGGSDGAEAIRDLLLNGAAEKWSATTETLLMYAARRDHLERVVRPALADGKIVLCDRFADSTRAYQGAGGDADPGLIEAMERYVVGDDWPGLTLILDLPVEKGLARAASRGGGEARFESKGEAFHQRLRAAFLAIAAREPDRCVIVPADQSIEQVETDIWAAVEPRLKVG, encoded by the coding sequence GTGGCGACCGGCATCTTCATCACATTCGAGGGCGGCGAGGGGGCTGGGAAATCGACCCAGATCCGTCGGCTGGCCGAACGCCTGCGCGGGCTTGGGCGCGAGGTGATGCTCACCCGTGAGCCGGGCGGCTCCGATGGGGCCGAGGCGATCCGCGACCTGCTGCTGAACGGCGCCGCCGAGAAATGGTCGGCCACGACCGAGACCCTGCTTATGTACGCCGCGCGTCGCGATCATCTGGAGCGCGTGGTGCGGCCGGCCCTGGCTGACGGCAAGATCGTTCTTTGCGACCGTTTCGCCGACTCCACGCGGGCCTATCAGGGCGCGGGCGGGGACGCTGATCCTGGCCTGATCGAGGCCATGGAGCGATACGTGGTCGGCGACGACTGGCCCGGCCTGACGCTGATCCTCGACCTGCCGGTGGAAAAGGGGCTGGCGCGGGCGGCCAGCCGTGGCGGCGGCGAAGCGCGCTTTGAATCCAAGGGCGAGGCGTTCCATCAGCGGCTGCGCGCCGCTTTCCTGGCCATCGCCGCGCGCGAGCCGGACCGCTGCGTCATCGTGCCGGCGGACCAGTCGATCGAACAGGTCGAGACCGACATCTGGGCTGCGGTGGAGCCGCGGCTGAAGGTGGGCTGA
- a CDS encoding septal ring lytic transglycosylase RlpA family protein has protein sequence MRTLTALLLATAGLAACATPMPTKNGPTLSSKSPPSDRAWKDKDGNPLRGTMKPYKVRGVWYYPAEQPNYDQTGIGSWYGEQFHNRYTANGEVFDMDLPSAAHKTLPLPSIVEVKNLDNGRSMRVRVNDRGPFIGDRIIDLSKAAADELGFKNAGVARVRVRYVGPAGKPTPFDQPKRYVKASEPRPVMVAAAPPPPAFEPAPYVPPARTPVQSASLPPIGGAPAYSTPSYSAPSYSAPSYTLPVAGARASNAYRVQAGAFSSRANAERAVQLLSEAGLAVIEPTDRGGITLYRVVMGPAPDESAALELRDAAAAFGFPDATVLRPF, from the coding sequence GTGCGCACCTTGACCGCCCTGCTGCTGGCGACGGCGGGGCTGGCTGCCTGCGCCACGCCCATGCCGACCAAGAACGGCCCGACGCTGTCGAGCAAGTCGCCGCCGTCTGATCGGGCCTGGAAGGACAAGGACGGAAACCCGCTGCGTGGGACCATGAAGCCCTACAAGGTGAGGGGCGTCTGGTACTATCCGGCCGAACAGCCAAATTACGACCAGACGGGCATCGGCTCCTGGTACGGCGAACAGTTCCACAACCGCTACACCGCCAATGGCGAGGTCTTCGACATGGACCTGCCCTCGGCGGCGCACAAGACGCTGCCGCTGCCGTCGATCGTGGAGGTCAAGAACCTCGACAACGGCCGCTCCATGCGCGTGCGGGTCAATGACCGTGGCCCCTTCATCGGCGACCGCATCATCGACCTTTCCAAGGCGGCCGCCGACGAGCTGGGCTTCAAGAACGCCGGCGTGGCGCGCGTACGGGTCCGCTATGTAGGGCCGGCCGGCAAGCCGACGCCGTTCGACCAACCCAAGCGCTACGTCAAGGCCTCCGAGCCGCGCCCGGTGATGGTCGCCGCAGCCCCGCCGCCGCCCGCCTTTGAGCCGGCGCCCTATGTTCCGCCGGCGCGCACGCCGGTTCAGTCCGCATCCTTGCCGCCGATCGGCGGGGCGCCGGCCTATTCGACCCCGAGCTACTCAGCGCCCAGCTATTCGGCGCCCAGCTACACGCTCCCGGTCGCGGGGGCGCGCGCCTCGAACGCCTATCGGGTGCAGGCAGGCGCGTTCTCCAGCCGCGCCAACGCCGAGCGGGCGGTGCAACTGCTGTCCGAGGCCGGGCTGGCGGTGATCGAACCGACCGACCGCGGCGGGATCACCCTATACCGGGTGGTCATGGGCCCAGCGCCTGACGAGAGCGCGGCTCTGGAGCTGCGCGACGCCGCTGCGGCCTTCGGCTTTCCCGACGCCACGGTGCTCCGGCCCTTCTAG
- a CDS encoding S10 family peptidase — protein MKMLLAAAVSALVLGAPAFAQDGPKSEAAAERRADGIPAPVVSVTKHTGTFGGVKVSYRAIAGETYLKDKEGKPLAAITSYSYIKEGPTDPNRPVTFLWNGGPGSGSVWLHMGAFGPKRVVVPSDAKDDGAPPFPIIDNPDSLLDVTDIVFIDPVGTGFSRALGKTDPANYWGVTKDAKSMAEFIRLWLNEHGRWNAPKFIGGESYGTTRSAAVINELEGSYTDVSINGILLISSILDFSQAADSPGNELGFVTNLPSMAATAWYHNKVADKPATVEAFVAEARAFAIGPYASALLKGNSLTAEERAAVLPQLSRFTGVSQAYLSNANLRLSPSRFYKELLRDRGLTIGRLDTRYTGVDYDNAGDRPDNDPSFYGIDGAYTAAMNAYSRETLKYSPDVVYSSIGSTGNWDWNIGGPRGGSGYLNVAPYIGKALRENSGLRVWVGQGYYDFATPFFGAEYSLNRPGIPTDGRIKWDYYHAGHMMYVREDDLKKLSNDIRTFIRAR, from the coding sequence ATGAAGATGCTTTTGGCTGCCGCCGTATCGGCGCTGGTGCTCGGCGCGCCTGCCTTCGCTCAGGACGGACCCAAGTCCGAGGCGGCCGCTGAGCGCCGGGCCGACGGCATTCCGGCCCCGGTCGTCTCCGTCACCAAGCACACCGGCACCTTCGGCGGCGTGAAGGTCTCGTACCGCGCCATCGCCGGCGAGACCTATCTGAAGGACAAGGAAGGCAAGCCGCTCGCGGCGATCACCTCCTACAGCTACATCAAAGAAGGTCCGACCGACCCCAACCGTCCGGTGACCTTCCTGTGGAACGGCGGCCCAGGTTCGGGTTCGGTCTGGCTGCACATGGGCGCCTTTGGTCCCAAGCGCGTGGTCGTGCCCTCGGACGCCAAGGACGATGGCGCCCCGCCCTTCCCGATCATCGACAACCCCGACTCGCTGCTCGACGTCACCGACATCGTGTTCATCGACCCCGTGGGCACCGGCTTCAGCCGCGCCCTGGGCAAGACCGACCCGGCCAATTACTGGGGCGTGACCAAGGACGCCAAGTCCATGGCCGAGTTCATCCGTCTTTGGCTGAACGAGCATGGCCGCTGGAATGCGCCCAAGTTCATCGGCGGCGAAAGCTACGGCACCACCCGTTCGGCCGCGGTGATCAACGAACTGGAAGGCAGCTATACGGACGTCTCGATCAACGGCATCCTGCTGATCTCGTCGATCCTCGACTTCAGCCAGGCCGCCGACTCTCCGGGCAACGAGCTGGGCTTCGTCACCAACCTGCCGTCCATGGCGGCCACCGCCTGGTATCATAATAAGGTCGCCGACAAGCCGGCCACGGTCGAGGCGTTCGTCGCCGAAGCCCGCGCCTTCGCCATCGGCCCGTACGCGTCGGCCCTGCTGAAGGGCAACTCGCTGACCGCCGAAGAGCGGGCCGCGGTCCTGCCGCAGCTGTCGCGCTTCACGGGCGTTTCGCAGGCCTATCTGAGCAACGCCAACCTGCGCCTGTCGCCCAGCCGCTTCTACAAGGAGCTGCTGCGTGATCGGGGTCTGACCATCGGGCGTCTGGACACCCGCTACACCGGCGTTGACTACGACAACGCCGGCGACCGCCCCGACAACGATCCCAGCTTCTACGGCATCGACGGCGCCTATACCGCCGCGATGAACGCCTATTCGCGCGAAACGCTGAAGTACTCGCCCGACGTCGTCTATTCGTCGATTGGCTCCACGGGCAACTGGGACTGGAACATCGGCGGTCCGCGCGGCGGTTCGGGCTACCTGAACGTCGCGCCGTACATCGGCAAGGCTCTGCGTGAGAACAGCGGCCTGCGGGTGTGGGTCGGCCAGGGCTACTACGACTTCGCCACCCCGTTCTTCGGGGCGGAGTACTCGCTGAACCGCCCGGGCATCCCGACCGACGGCCGCATCAAGTGGGACTACTACCACGCCGGCCACATGATGTACGTGCGTGAGGACGACCTGAAGAAGCTGTCAAACGACATCCGCACCTTCATCCGCGCCCGTTAA
- a CDS encoding ArsR/SmtB family transcription factor, with protein sequence MSIDDEDDLLFKALGHRARRRILDALKAGPRTTGMLCDLTPELDRCTVMQHLKVLEAAGLVVVERRGRKRWNHLDALPVHAIHERWIGPYAAYASSMLSRLKRESERPEEGLSFQPDPIGAGRGDDHEP encoded by the coding sequence ATGTCAATCGACGACGAGGACGACCTGCTTTTCAAGGCCCTGGGGCATCGCGCCAGGCGGCGGATTCTCGACGCCTTGAAGGCTGGGCCGCGCACGACGGGCATGCTGTGCGACCTGACTCCCGAGCTTGATCGGTGCACGGTGATGCAGCATCTGAAGGTGCTGGAGGCGGCCGGCCTGGTGGTGGTCGAGCGACGCGGACGCAAGCGCTGGAACCACCTGGACGCCCTGCCGGTCCATGCGATTCACGAACGCTGGATCGGGCCGTATGCGGCCTACGCCTCCTCCATGCTTAGCCGCCTGAAGCGCGAAAGCGAGCGGCCGGAAGAGGGGCTTTCGTTTCAGCCGGACCCCATCGGCGCCGGGCGGGGCGACGATCACGAGCCTTGA
- a CDS encoding SRPBCC family protein → MEPKFTVSGRISKPVGEVFEAVVNPDRLSCFFTTGGAKGRLETGAVVTWDFHDFPGAFPVHVIEVDKDKRIVLRWDGAENAVEPDASGASLTTVTMTFESLDDGRTLVRIAEEGWAQTKEGVEASYGNCQGWTGMLCAMKVWLEHGLNLRDGFYK, encoded by the coding sequence ATGGAGCCGAAGTTCACGGTCAGCGGTCGGATCTCCAAACCCGTCGGCGAGGTCTTCGAGGCCGTCGTCAATCCCGACCGCCTCTCCTGCTTCTTCACGACCGGCGGGGCCAAGGGGCGGCTGGAGACGGGCGCGGTCGTCACCTGGGACTTCCATGACTTCCCCGGCGCGTTTCCCGTGCATGTGATCGAGGTCGACAAGGACAAGCGTATCGTCCTTCGCTGGGACGGCGCCGAGAACGCCGTCGAACCGGACGCCTCGGGCGCCAGCTTGACGACCGTGACCATGACCTTCGAGTCGTTGGACGACGGCCGCACCCTGGTGCGCATCGCCGAGGAAGGCTGGGCCCAGACCAAGGAAGGCGTCGAGGCGTCCTATGGCAACTGCCAGGGGTGGACCGGCATGCTCTGCGCCATGAAGGTCTGGCTGGAGCACGGCCTCAACCTGCGCGACGGCTTTTACAAGTAG
- a CDS encoding LytR/AlgR family response regulator transcription factor — MAFAALSPRLIAAGLGAWMLAALVSAGQAYVFADFSGRPQSWWPTLAYTLAIFSIWALISPALLAGLSRIWRIERLTLRIAALMLGAPLAMAAHVLVFSVAFHPIYGQGRSIIGMMTPVLAANLDTAALAYGLLIAGTWLQARRTNPAPAEPVAEGLWIRDGGSTRFIAYGEIDWIAAAGDYAEIHAGSGSRLTDQSLTTLSRTLPQAQFARIHRSAIVRLDRVRHVQGVGRGDAEVELRDGRRLRLSRRFRGALAGRLPV, encoded by the coding sequence ATGGCTTTCGCCGCACTCTCGCCCCGCCTTATCGCCGCCGGCCTCGGCGCCTGGATGCTGGCCGCTTTGGTCAGCGCGGGACAGGCTTACGTCTTCGCGGATTTCTCGGGGCGTCCGCAGTCGTGGTGGCCGACACTGGCCTACACCCTGGCGATCTTCTCCATCTGGGCGCTGATCTCGCCGGCCTTGCTGGCGGGGCTTTCACGCATCTGGCGGATCGAGCGGCTGACCCTGCGCATCGCCGCCCTGATGCTCGGCGCGCCGCTCGCCATGGCGGCTCACGTCCTGGTCTTCTCGGTCGCCTTCCATCCGATCTATGGCCAGGGTCGTTCGATCATCGGCATGATGACGCCGGTCCTGGCCGCCAACCTTGACACGGCGGCCCTCGCCTACGGCCTGTTGATCGCTGGAACCTGGCTGCAAGCTCGCCGCACAAACCCGGCGCCTGCCGAACCCGTCGCCGAAGGGCTGTGGATTCGCGACGGCGGATCGACGCGCTTCATCGCCTATGGCGAGATCGACTGGATCGCCGCCGCCGGGGACTATGCGGAGATCCACGCCGGCTCCGGCAGCCGCCTGACCGACCAGTCGCTGACCACCCTGTCGCGGACCCTGCCCCAGGCCCAGTTCGCCCGCATCCACCGCAGCGCCATTGTCCGCCTCGACCGCGTGCGCCACGTCCAGGGTGTTGGCAGGGGCGACGCGGAGGTGGAGCTGCGCGACGGTCGCCGCCTGCGTCTCAGCCGCCGGTTCCGCGGCGCCTTGGCTGGGCGCCTGCCAGTCTAG
- the ybaK gene encoding Cys-tRNA(Pro) deacylase — protein sequence MAKTTLATLALDKAKVAYALQTYDYDPGAERVGLQAAQAMGVAPDRVLKTLMVKADGKPACVVVPSDREVSMKKLAAALGSKSAEMMPVPEAERLTGFKVGGISPFGQKRQVPTVVEADALAFDEVFVNGGQRGLQARLTPQDLVDALKAKAANVSSPA from the coding sequence ATGGCCAAGACCACGCTCGCCACCCTCGCCCTGGACAAGGCCAAGGTCGCCTACGCCCTGCAGACCTATGACTATGACCCAGGCGCCGAGCGCGTGGGCCTGCAGGCGGCGCAGGCCATGGGCGTCGCGCCCGACCGGGTGCTGAAGACCTTGATGGTCAAGGCCGACGGCAAGCCCGCCTGCGTGGTGGTCCCGTCTGATCGGGAGGTCAGCATGAAGAAGCTGGCCGCCGCCCTTGGGAGCAAGTCGGCCGAGATGATGCCCGTGCCGGAGGCCGAACGCCTGACCGGCTTCAAGGTCGGCGGCATCAGCCCCTTTGGCCAAAAGCGCCAAGTCCCCACCGTGGTGGAGGCCGACGCCCTGGCCTTCGACGAGGTTTTCGTCAACGGCGGCCAGCGCGGCTTGCAGGCGCGCCTGACGCCGCAGGATCTGGTCGACGCGCTGAAGGCCAAGGCTGCGAACGTCAGCTCACCGGCTTGA
- a CDS encoding TIGR02281 family clan AA aspartic protease — MQPDRNPWSPEPQEPQEPPRSGERVWIWVLVIVAVVGVVLALARAFPEAVQTGEDWANVGYGVGLVALVSTVLLRVRRGNIGLYLRYAAIWSGIIAVLVLGYAYRDEIAGVPQRLKTTFNVGNPVQVSEREMVVPQDETGSYVIVGRVNGQRVRFLVDTGATETVLSPEDARRLGIDTERLDYAYEAETANGVGYGAAWRAASIEVGAVKAADFDMTINKTPMRASLLGLSFLSRFESIEFRGRQLILKWRETSAG, encoded by the coding sequence GTGCAGCCCGACCGCAACCCCTGGAGCCCTGAGCCGCAAGAGCCGCAAGAACCGCCGAGGAGCGGCGAGCGCGTTTGGATTTGGGTCCTGGTCATCGTGGCTGTCGTCGGCGTCGTCCTGGCGCTGGCCAGGGCGTTTCCAGAGGCGGTCCAGACGGGCGAGGATTGGGCCAATGTCGGCTACGGCGTTGGGCTGGTGGCGCTGGTCTCCACCGTCCTGCTGCGCGTGCGGCGCGGGAACATCGGCCTCTATCTGCGCTACGCCGCGATCTGGAGCGGGATCATCGCCGTCCTGGTGCTGGGCTACGCCTATCGCGACGAGATCGCCGGCGTGCCGCAGCGGCTGAAAACCACCTTCAATGTCGGCAATCCGGTGCAGGTGTCGGAGCGCGAGATGGTCGTGCCTCAGGACGAGACCGGATCTTATGTGATTGTCGGCCGGGTGAACGGACAGCGTGTCCGCTTTCTCGTGGACACCGGCGCGACGGAGACGGTTCTCAGCCCCGAGGACGCCCGCCGTCTGGGCATCGACACCGAACGCCTGGACTATGCCTATGAGGCCGAGACGGCCAATGGCGTCGGCTACGGCGCGGCCTGGCGCGCGGCCAGTATCGAAGTCGGCGCCGTAAAGGCGGCCGACTTCGACATGACCATCAACAAGACGCCGATGCGCGCCTCGCTTCTGGGTCTCAGTTTCCTCAGCCGGTTCGAGTCCATCGAGTTCCGGGGCCGCCAGCTGATCCTGAAATGGCGCGAGACCTCAGCTGGCTAG
- a CDS encoding VOC family protein, translating to MAKLNYYTVGTNKLDEAKAFYDALLGSIKMAGIFDHPRGGRFYRGEGTGLFGVLGPYDGQDACIGNGTMAGFSFDSKAEVDAFHAKALELGAVCEGAPGERMPKMYFAYFRDLDGNKLCGYHFG from the coding sequence GTGGCCAAGCTGAATTACTACACGGTGGGCACCAACAAGCTGGATGAGGCCAAGGCCTTTTACGACGCGCTGCTCGGCTCGATCAAGATGGCGGGCATCTTCGATCATCCCCGCGGCGGACGCTTCTATCGCGGCGAGGGCACGGGCCTGTTCGGGGTGCTTGGCCCCTATGACGGGCAGGACGCCTGCATCGGCAACGGGACCATGGCCGGCTTCAGCTTCGACAGCAAAGCGGAGGTGGACGCTTTCCACGCCAAGGCTCTGGAGCTGGGCGCCGTCTGCGAGGGCGCGCCGGGCGAGCGGATGCCCAAGATGTACTTCGCCTATTTCCGCGATCTGGATGGCAACAAGCTGTGCGGCTACCACTTCGGCTAG
- a CDS encoding amidohydrolase family protein gives MRRLNLLLASAGIAVAMACTAAPAFAHVADEAAAAPARATLNPAPARKAGEGFGPYRKMVIRGVTLVDGTGAPPRGPVDIVIENDKITDVLQAGWPGMPLKQNREPRDADHEIDATGMYALPGFVDMHAHAGTPQKAADLEYVYKLWLAHGVTTVRGVSLASQPLASSEKNRSARGEIVAPRIYNYQTIGSGWSGGRITGPDKARAWVQWASKNNIDGIKFFGWNDETPEVMLAAIDEAKKVGLGTVAHISQPGVASLNAKQLGDAGLGTVTHFYGHFESLLSNGRLQKYPTDYNFYDEAKRFGEAAEIWDEIEPGSDAWFEYLKSQKAAGVTFDPTMTIYAASRDLMKAKNADWHSVYTLPTLNDYYQSTRDNHGSYFFDWTTSNEVAWRNFYGRFMRLMNDYKNIGGRVTTGSDSGFIWKLYGFGYIEELELMQEAGFTPLEVVQAATINGARTLADPKHEAPTFGIVKPGYSADLVITPENPLANFKTLYGTGHQRLSPDNKIETVGGVKWTVTRGVAYDAKALLVDVKAMVDKQKAARGQK, from the coding sequence ATGCGTCGTTTGAACCTGCTGCTGGCCAGCGCCGGCATTGCTGTCGCCATGGCCTGCACGGCCGCTCCGGCCTTTGCTCACGTGGCGGACGAAGCCGCCGCCGCGCCGGCCCGCGCCACGCTCAACCCGGCGCCCGCCCGCAAGGCCGGCGAAGGCTTTGGACCGTACCGCAAGATGGTCATCCGCGGCGTGACCCTGGTCGACGGCACCGGCGCCCCGCCGCGCGGCCCGGTCGACATCGTCATCGAGAACGACAAGATCACCGACGTGCTGCAGGCCGGCTGGCCGGGCATGCCTCTGAAGCAGAACCGCGAGCCGCGCGACGCCGACCACGAGATCGACGCCACCGGCATGTACGCCCTGCCCGGCTTCGTCGACATGCACGCCCACGCCGGCACGCCCCAGAAGGCCGCCGACCTCGAGTACGTCTACAAGCTGTGGCTGGCCCACGGCGTGACGACTGTCCGCGGCGTCAGCCTGGCGTCCCAGCCGCTCGCCTCCTCCGAGAAGAACCGCAGCGCCCGCGGCGAGATCGTCGCCCCGCGCATCTACAACTACCAGACCATCGGTTCCGGCTGGTCCGGCGGCCGCATCACGGGCCCCGACAAGGCGCGCGCCTGGGTGCAGTGGGCGTCCAAGAACAATATCGACGGCATCAAGTTCTTCGGCTGGAACGACGAGACGCCCGAAGTGATGCTGGCGGCCATCGACGAGGCCAAGAAGGTCGGCCTGGGCACCGTCGCCCACATCTCGCAGCCTGGCGTGGCCAGCCTGAACGCCAAGCAGCTCGGCGACGCGGGCCTCGGCACCGTCACCCACTTCTACGGCCACTTCGAGTCGCTGCTGTCCAACGGACGCCTGCAGAAGTACCCGACCGACTACAACTTCTACGACGAGGCCAAGCGCTTCGGCGAAGCCGCCGAGATCTGGGACGAGATCGAGCCCGGCTCGGACGCTTGGTTCGAGTACCTCAAGAGCCAGAAGGCGGCCGGCGTCACCTTCGACCCGACCATGACCATTTACGCCGCCTCGCGCGACCTGATGAAGGCCAAGAACGCCGACTGGCATTCTGTCTACACGCTGCCGACGCTGAACGACTATTACCAGTCCACCCGCGACAACCACGGCAGCTATTTCTTCGACTGGACGACCTCCAACGAAGTGGCGTGGCGCAATTTCTACGGGCGCTTCATGCGCCTGATGAACGACTACAAGAACATCGGCGGCCGCGTGACGACCGGCTCTGACAGCGGCTTCATCTGGAAGCTCTACGGCTTCGGCTACATCGAGGAGCTGGAGCTGATGCAAGAAGCCGGCTTCACCCCCCTGGAAGTCGTGCAGGCCGCCACTATCAACGGCGCCCGCACACTGGCCGATCCCAAGCACGAGGCGCCGACCTTCGGCATCGTCAAGCCGGGCTACAGCGCCGACCTGGTGATCACGCCGGAAAATCCGCTGGCCAACTTCAAGACCCTGTACGGCACCGGCCACCAGCGCCTGAGCCCGGACAACAAGATCGAGACCGTCGGCGGCGTCAAATGGACCGTCACGCGCGGGGTCGCCTACGACGCCAAGGCGCTCTTGGTCGATGTGAAGGCGATGGTCGACAAGCAGAAGGCCGCTCGGGGCCAGAAGTAG
- a CDS encoding ROK family protein: MIQIGVDFGGTKIEAAALDAEGEFLARLREPNPGDYDAAIRVVVDLIERVEAEAGGEGAVGIGGPGSVSPRTGLMRNANSQYLNGRPFDADLAKALGRPIRMANDANCLALSEAVDGAAAGATGVFAIIIGTGCGGGVVFDGRLVNGANAIAGEWGHTPLPWPREYELPGHKCWCGQMNCLETWVSGTGFRRDYEQATGRHLTGEAVIMAMREGDAQAVAAFDRYADRLGRAMAVVANMIDPDVFVLGGGMSNVDELYERLPAVVRRYVFSDVWHAKIARAKWGDSSGVRGAARLWSAPA, encoded by the coding sequence ATGATCCAAATCGGCGTCGATTTCGGCGGCACCAAGATCGAAGCGGCGGCGCTGGACGCCGAAGGCGAGTTTCTGGCGCGGCTGCGTGAGCCGAACCCCGGGGACTACGACGCCGCGATCCGCGTGGTCGTGGACCTGATCGAGCGCGTGGAAGCCGAGGCTGGCGGGGAAGGGGCGGTCGGCATCGGCGGTCCGGGATCGGTCTCGCCGCGCACCGGCCTGATGCGCAACGCCAACTCACAGTACCTGAACGGTCGCCCGTTCGACGCGGACCTGGCCAAGGCCCTTGGCCGTCCCATCCGCATGGCCAACGACGCCAATTGCCTGGCCCTGTCCGAGGCCGTGGACGGCGCGGCGGCGGGCGCGACTGGGGTGTTCGCCATCATCATCGGCACAGGCTGCGGCGGCGGAGTGGTCTTCGACGGGCGGCTGGTCAACGGCGCCAACGCCATCGCTGGCGAATGGGGGCACACGCCTCTGCCCTGGCCGCGCGAGTATGAGCTTCCCGGCCACAAGTGCTGGTGCGGGCAGATGAATTGCCTGGAGACCTGGGTGTCCGGGACCGGCTTTCGCCGTGACTACGAGCAGGCGACCGGTCGCCACCTGACCGGCGAAGCGGTCATCATGGCGATGCGCGAAGGTGATGCGCAGGCCGTGGCCGCGTTCGATCGTTACGCCGACCGCCTGGGGCGCGCCATGGCCGTGGTCGCCAACATGATCGATCCGGACGTCTTCGTCCTGGGCGGAGGCATGTCCAACGTAGACGAACTCTATGAGCGTCTGCCCGCCGTCGTGCGGCGCTATGTGTTCTCGGATGTGTGGCACGCCAAGATCGCCCGAGCAAAATGGGGCGACAGCTCGGGGGTGAGGGGGGCGGCGCGTCTCTGGTCCGCCCCCGCCTAA
- the tcyN gene encoding L-cystine ABC transporter ATP-binding protein TcyN, with translation MIEVRGLYKRFGDNEILKGVDLTVGEGEVVAIIGPSGSGKTTLLRCLNALEAADAGTVRVAGVELDGSKPLARQKAAVKALRLHVGFVFQSFNLFPHRTALENVLEGPVIVKKEPRAEATARARNLLAKVGLAEKADAYPSRLSGGQQQRVAIARALAMRPDVILFDEPTSALDPELVGEVLATIRDLAQEKRSMVIVTHEMSFARDVADRTIFMDGGVVVEQGPSKALFAAPKEERTQRFLRKFLAG, from the coding sequence ATGATCGAGGTCCGCGGCCTGTATAAGCGTTTCGGCGACAACGAAATTCTCAAGGGCGTCGACCTGACGGTGGGCGAGGGCGAGGTGGTGGCCATCATCGGTCCCAGCGGTTCGGGCAAGACCACGCTGCTGCGCTGCTTGAACGCCCTGGAAGCGGCCGACGCTGGGACGGTCCGTGTGGCGGGGGTGGAGCTGGACGGCTCAAAGCCCCTGGCGAGGCAAAAAGCGGCCGTCAAGGCGCTGCGCCTGCATGTCGGCTTCGTTTTCCAGAGCTTCAACCTGTTTCCTCATCGCACGGCCCTCGAGAACGTCCTCGAGGGTCCGGTGATCGTGAAGAAGGAGCCGCGCGCCGAGGCGACCGCCCGCGCCCGCAATCTGCTGGCCAAGGTGGGTCTGGCGGAAAAGGCCGACGCCTATCCGTCGCGCCTGTCCGGCGGTCAGCAGCAGCGGGTGGCCATCGCCCGGGCCCTGGCCATGCGGCCGGACGTGATCCTGTTCGACGAGCCGACCAGCGCCCTTGATCCCGAACTGGTGGGCGAAGTGCTGGCGACCATTCGCGACCTGGCCCAGGAGAAGCGGTCGATGGTCATCGTCACCCACGAGATGAGCTTCGCCCGCGACGTGGCCGACCGGACCATCTTCATGGATGGCGGCGTTGTGGTGGAGCAGGGGCCATCCAAGGCGCTGTTCGCCGCGCCGAAAGAGGAACGCACCCAACGCTTCTTGCGTAAGTTCCTCGCGGGCTGA
- the tcyL gene encoding cystine ABC transporter permease — METGLDLIIQSAPFLLKGCLFTITLAVSSMALGLLLGFGLAMMRLSAIAPLRWIAAVYVSAFRGTPLLVQLFLIYYGLPTIGIEIEPMPSAIIGFTLNVGAYASEILRGAIAAVDRGQWEAASAIGMNRGQTLVRVILPQAARTALPPLGNSFIGLVKDTSLAATIQVPELFRQAQLITARTYEIFAMYLSAAAIYWIVSTGLAALQSAAEKRASRHSREAAR, encoded by the coding sequence ATGGAGACGGGTCTCGACCTCATCATCCAGTCCGCACCCTTCCTGCTTAAGGGCTGCCTGTTCACGATCACCCTGGCTGTGAGCAGCATGGCGCTGGGACTTCTGCTGGGCTTTGGCCTGGCCATGATGCGGCTTTCGGCCATCGCGCCGTTGCGCTGGATCGCGGCTGTCTATGTATCAGCCTTCCGGGGCACGCCGCTGCTGGTGCAGCTGTTCCTGATCTATTACGGCCTGCCGACCATCGGCATCGAGATCGAGCCGATGCCGTCGGCGATCATCGGCTTCACCCTCAATGTCGGGGCCTATGCATCGGAGATCCTGCGCGGCGCCATCGCCGCCGTGGATCGCGGCCAGTGGGAGGCGGCCAGCGCCATCGGCATGAACCGGGGCCAGACCCTCGTCCGCGTGATCCTGCCCCAGGCGGCGCGCACGGCCTTGCCGCCACTGGGCAACAGCTTCATCGGCCTGGTGAAGGACACGTCCTTGGCGGCGACCATCCAGGTGCCCGAGCTGTTCCGCCAGGCGCAGCTGATCACCGCGCGGACCTATGAGATTTTCGCCATGTACCTGTCGGCGGCGGCGATCTACTGGATCGTCTCGACCGGCCTGGCGGCCCTGCAGTCGGCCGCCGAGAAGCGCGCCAGCCGCCACAGCCGGGAGGCCGCGCGATGA